Proteins found in one Micrococcales bacterium genomic segment:
- a CDS encoding ABC transporter permease, which produces MSTVSPTAEVDEERAGWTSRLASAPWPELAAPIGLVVLVVIFGLLDSTFVSGGNIEAMLQASAILVVLAVGQTFVVATAGIDLSMASVMTLGAIVLGLTLQATDNIALAIVAGILASGAVGLLNGTIIAKGGITDFIVTLGTLSAASGLALIISDGKPIPVLDRFMLKLASGGVGPFSWSVIVAAIVAVVAHIALFNSRFGLHVLATGGSDESARAVGVRTARVKIAVYTLSGLLAGVAAVLLVARVGAAEPASNTSFLLNSVAAVVLGGVSLFGGRATITGPVMGALLLTALVNGLTLLGLSQFYQPLAVGIVVVLAALLTRFQK; this is translated from the coding sequence ATGTCGACCGTCTCCCCCACGGCGGAGGTGGACGAGGAGCGAGCCGGCTGGACCAGCCGGCTCGCCTCGGCCCCCTGGCCGGAACTCGCAGCCCCGATCGGGCTGGTCGTGCTCGTCGTGATCTTCGGACTGCTGGACTCAACGTTCGTGTCCGGCGGCAACATCGAAGCGATGTTGCAGGCCAGCGCGATCCTGGTGGTGCTGGCCGTGGGGCAGACCTTCGTGGTGGCCACCGCGGGGATCGACCTGTCGATGGCTTCCGTGATGACCCTCGGTGCCATCGTGCTCGGTCTGACCTTGCAGGCCACCGACAACATCGCACTGGCCATCGTGGCCGGCATCCTGGCCTCCGGCGCAGTGGGCCTGCTCAACGGCACCATCATCGCCAAGGGCGGGATCACCGACTTCATCGTCACGCTGGGCACGCTCTCTGCGGCCTCCGGCCTGGCGCTGATCATCTCCGATGGCAAGCCCATCCCCGTTCTCGACCGGTTCATGCTCAAGCTCGCCTCCGGCGGGGTCGGGCCCTTCAGCTGGTCGGTGATCGTGGCGGCGATCGTCGCCGTCGTGGCTCACATAGCGCTGTTCAACAGCCGTTTCGGACTGCATGTCCTGGCAACCGGTGGTTCCGACGAGAGTGCCCGGGCAGTGGGTGTGCGTACCGCCCGGGTGAAGATCGCCGTCTACACCCTCAGCGGTCTGCTCGCCGGGGTCGCCGCGGTACTGCTGGTGGCACGCGTCGGCGCCGCTGAGCCGGCCAGCAACACGAGCTTCTTGCTGAACTCGGTGGCTGCGGTCGTCCTCGGTGGTGTGAGCCTGTTCGGTGGCCGCGCCACGATCACCGGCCCCGTCATGGGTGCCCTGCTGCTGACCGCACTGGTCAACGGACTGACCCTGCTCGGGCTGTCGCAGTTCTATCAACCGCTTGCTGTCGGCATC
- a CDS encoding substrate-binding domain-containing protein, translating into MSASKSCARSELKAKRAAGRPRADEVVPAATSRPASTVFQAMEEGINAQAQESGAQVEIQAATSITDTTGQAEKLTTMSQQDFNCYVVNPISGTNLVQALAPVAAEGTPIVNIDSPIDADAAQEADITLETYIGTNNEAAGGKGGEYMIEQITSGQVALVGGIAGDVTSQARLDGFTAAVDGTLEIVQTVAADWERQKALTAATDIMRANPDLKGFFAANDDMGLGIARAVANEGKTGEIAVISVDGNEDALKAVESGDLTATVAQYPYEIGALGVQACEAVLAGQDIPTNIESPTALVTEENAAEAIAAFPAPFEEYQNPLAGS; encoded by the coding sequence ATGTCGGCGAGCAAGAGTTGCGCACGATCGGAGTTGAAGGCGAAGCGGGCGGCCGGCCGCCCCCGTGCCGACGAGGTGGTGCCCGCGGCGACCAGCAGGCCGGCCTCCACCGTCTTCCAGGCCATGGAAGAGGGCATCAACGCCCAGGCGCAGGAGAGTGGCGCCCAGGTCGAGATCCAGGCGGCCACGAGCATCACCGACACCACCGGCCAGGCCGAGAAGCTCACGACCATGTCGCAGCAGGACTTCAACTGCTATGTCGTCAACCCGATCTCCGGCACGAACCTGGTGCAGGCGCTCGCACCGGTGGCAGCTGAGGGAACCCCGATCGTCAACATCGACAGCCCGATCGACGCCGACGCCGCGCAAGAGGCCGACATCACGCTCGAGACCTACATCGGCACCAACAACGAAGCCGCCGGTGGCAAGGGCGGCGAGTACATGATCGAGCAGATCACCAGCGGGCAGGTGGCGCTGGTAGGCGGTATCGCCGGCGACGTGACCAGCCAGGCCCGCCTCGACGGCTTCACCGCCGCGGTGGACGGCACCCTGGAGATCGTGCAGACCGTCGCCGCGGACTGGGAGCGCCAGAAGGCACTGACCGCCGCGACCGACATCATGCGCGCCAACCCCGACCTGAAGGGCTTCTTCGCCGCGAACGACGACATGGGCCTCGGTATCGCTCGCGCTGTCGCCAACGAGGGCAAGACCGGTGAGATCGCCGTGATCAGCGTGGACGGCAACGAGGACGCGCTGAAGGCCGTGGAGTCGGGCGACCTGACGGCCACCGTGGCCCAGTACCCGTACGAGATCGGAGCGCTCGGTGTGCAGGCCTGTGAAGCCGTGCTGGCCGGTCAGGACATCCCGACGAACATCGAGTCGCCCACCGCTCTGGTGACTGAGGAGAACGCCGCTGAGGCGATTGCCGCATTCCCGGCGCCCTTCGAGGAGTACCAGAACCCGCTGGCCGGGAGCTGA